Within the Heptranchias perlo isolate sHepPer1 chromosome 39, sHepPer1.hap1, whole genome shotgun sequence genome, the region TAGCCCCCACTTTGCTAGCCTTTGGTCTCccattcaccacaatacttcCGCAGCTGTCAACCTGCTCAACCGCTCCCtcgcctccacctttgatgcccttgtccccattaaagccGTTACTCTCACCCATCCTGGTCATTCTCTCTGGTATAGTCTCATCTTTGCCCCCACACAACTGGTTTAACTATCGCCAAATccagctggaccacatcaagcactatcgggcccctctgtcttctgccaaaaccacccactacttcaggatcatcctggaaagcaaagataacccctggctttttGTCTCCGTTACCAACTGTCTCCGTTAACCTCtttcccctgtcccctccaccctcacctccctcaacaagtgtgaggagctcatggacttctttatcaTTGAGatttcccatgagggggaaaggatgggcatccaaagctacagctccctggatgaataaagatatagagataaaaatgaaacagaaaaaggaggcttgtgataaatgtaaggttcataatgcagtagagaatcaagccaaatacagagaagaactgaaaaaggaaataagcagtcgaagagagagtatgagaatagattagcggctaacataaaagggaacccaaaagtcttttataaatatattaattgtggaagagtggggccgattagggaccagaaagaagatcatcttgtggaggcagagggcatggctgaggtactaaatgaatacttcgcatcggtcttcactagagaagaagacgctgccaaagtcacagtaaaggaggaggtagtagcgacaaTGGCtgggataaagaggaggtacttaaacggctggcagtactcaaagtagaaaagtcacccagtccggatgggatgcatcctcggttccTGAGGGAAATGAGGGTGgagattgcggaggctctggccgcaatcttccaatcctccttagatatgaggacggtgccagaggactggaggattgcaaatgttacaccactgttcaaaaaaaggggagagggataaacccggcaattacaggccagtcagcctaatgtcggtggtgggaaaatttttagagacaataatccaggacaaaattaattagcgcttggaaaagtatgggtttataaatgaaagtcagcatggatttgtttaaggtaaatcgtgtttgaccaacttgattgagttctttgatgaagtaacggagagggttgatgttgtgtatatggattttaaaaagcgtttgataaagtactacataatagacttgttagcagaattgaagcccattggattaaagggacagtggcagcatgtatacaaaattggctaggggacaaaaaactgagagtcgtggtgaatggttgttattcagactggagggaggtgtgcagtggtgttctccaggggtcagtattaggactactgctgtttttggtatatattaatgacctgggtatacagggcataatttcaaagtttgcatatgacaggaaactcagaaatgtagtaaacaaggaggaggatagtaacagactacaGGAggttatagacagactggtgaaattggcagacacgttgcagatgaaatttagcataaactaaatggtacaattttaaaaggggcgcaggaacagagtgacctggggtgTATATACGCAAACATAACTGCAACAAAGCATACGGCTTTATGAAAAGTGGCATAAAGTACAAGAGcagggaagttgtgctaaacctttatgaaacactggttagaccccagctggagtattgtgttcagttctgggcaccgcactttaggaaggatggcaaggccttggagagggggcagaagagatttactggaatagtaccagggatgagggacttctgttatgtggagagactggaaaagattggattgttctccttagagcagagaaggttaagaggcgatttgatagagatgttcaaaattatgaagggttttaaatagagtaaataaggagaaactgtttccagtggcagaagggtcggtaaccagaggacacagatttaagggcaAAAGAAATTTAAGCTGCGACATGGGGAAAGAAATATTTCCACAGGGAGTtgttgaaagggcggtggaggcagattcaatggcaACTTTCGAAagagaatcggataaatacttgaaggggaaaaattagcatggctatggggagagagcaggggaatgggaccagttggatagctcttccaaagagccggcacaggcacgatgggccgaatggcctccttttgtgctgtgctGTATCATCTGATGATTCTATCAATGGAActgtctctgctgcttcccccccaTTCCCGTTTCCCACCAAACCAAACCTCCCCTCAGGATCCCCCGCCCTAGCCCTGACCTGGCGGCgtcctctagtttctctcctcatGCCCTGTGCAACCTCGTCTTGTCTGAGAGATCTACCTCCTGCACTCTTGACCCCGTTACCACTAAACCGCTGACAACCCAGTTTCCCTTCCTGCCCCGTGCTAGCTAACATTGTAAATCGTTCCCTCTCAGGTTCTGTCCCCCCTCGTCTTCAAAACAGCCattatcacttttttttttaaaaaaacactctctcctctgtccttgcaaattactgtcccctctccaacctccctttcttctctcaAGTCACTGAACGTCCTAaattcgtgcccatctttcccacaactccatgtttgaacctctcccgTCAGCATCTCATCCCTGCcgtagcactgaaacggcccttatcaaagtcacaaatgagatcTTCTGTGACTGTGTGGTAAAATTACCCTCCTTGACCCGTCTGCAGCCTTGGGCCCAGTCGACCATCCTAGCCTCCTCCGACATCTCTCCATCATTGTCCCGTTCAGTGGGAtggccctcacttggttccactcttagctGTCAAATTGTAtctccagtaatggcttctcttcctgcccctgcaccattacctcttaGAGTCTttcaaggatctgtccttggcccacacccccccccccccttcctcctctccatgctgccccttggagacaccatccgaagacatggggtcagattTCACACGTACACTGACTACACCAGGCTCTGCTTCACCAACTCTCTCGttcctccactgcctttgtgctGACCACAGACTGCTTGTCTTGGATGAGCAACAATTTTCtctagttaaacattgggaagacagaagccatcgtctttggccccCATTGCAATGGCCGTACCCTTGCtgctgattccatccctctccccggccactgtctcaggttgaatcagACTATTCACAACCTCGTCTCCCTTTTtgtccccaagctgagcttctgaccccttatcctctccatcacaaagaccgcctgcttccacctcagtAATATCACCCGCCCCtatctctgcctcagcccatctgctgttgaaactttcatccatgccattgtcaccTCCATACTCAAATATTCCAATTCTTTCCTGGCCATCCTCCCATCCTCtggaaacttcagctcatccaaaaactctgctacccatatcctaacccacaccaagtctcACTCACTCGTCACtcctgtacttgctgacctacattggctcctgctccCCCCAATGCCTcccattttaaattctcatcctcgtgtttaaatcccttcgtgGCCTTGCCGCTCTCAATCTCTGTAACCGTCTTCAATCTACAACCCCCGCTCCCCCAGAAATCCTCTCCTCCAACTCTGGGCTGTTGTGtgtgcatccctccctccctccctccctttgacccaccattggcagctatgttttcagccatccaggccccacgctctggaattccctccttaaaaccctccacctcctcacctcctttaagaccctcaacaactacaacttgtgttcatatagcgcctttaatgtagtaaaacatctcaaggtgcttcacaggagcgattatcaaacaaaatttgacactgagccacataaggagatattaggtcagggtcaaagaggtaggttttaaggagtgtttgagagagagagatggaaaggttttgggggggGAGTTATGGAGCTtagagccgaggcagctgaacgcatggccgccagtggtggagcgattaaaattgaggCCCTCTTTggacaagtttttggtcaccccatcCGAATATCTTTCTTTGGCTCGCCGTCCATTTTTGCCTGATTGCATCTCCGTGAAGCAGCTCGACACATTTCTCTATTTTAAAAGCGCTTGCAATTTGTTGTTGCAGCACAGATTCCATGCTGGGAAATTCTGACGGTTCAGATGCTCAGAATGGACAGGTGTGATAGCAAATTCTCTCTGAACTCTTGTGGGGTAAAAATATCCAGCTGAAGCCCAGGCTTAGATCTTCAAGTAAAACTTTAATGCAAACATTAAaaaacacaaaagacaattcagtggATAAATGAAATCATATTaaatatgtaattttaaaaaaaaaattaaattttgtctcaacccttattttggaaattagaaatttcagttactgagggaaAAAAATGGTGAACGAAAATATTCAGATGAAGGTTTGGTAAATTTGCTCCACAGCACCACCAGTGACCAAAGCGTGGAACTACAGAGTATAGGCTGTCACATTAATGGGAAAACCCTACTTTTTAAAAACCTGAGAGTGCCACTAGATGTAGATGCAGTTAATGTTGAAAAACCCATCGGCACTGTTGACCTGGGACTTTTACATGGAAAGGTGGCCAAGACATATTGTTTTTAATAACTTACAGATATAATCACTTGTAATGTAATATATCATCCTATAAACAGACAGTAATATAATACACCATATAATAATGATGGGCAATAATTAATATGACTTAGAATCGCAAGCTTAATGGGGGCAGCCAAGATCTTACACACACGAGCGTAACAGTGGCCAATGAATCTCAGTGTGTACAAATGCCAGGTATGGGATATATTGGAAATAGAATGGGATGCTCCATGGCTGGAATGTGGGAATAGACTCGACTGGCTCCAGTGTGAGACTGCGATTAGCAAATATCAAAGTCATATAGCTACTTATCAGTTGACGATAATGGTGCGATGTTTGCTGTTGCGCGTGCGATCGGATTGAGATCCAGGCACGTTCCCGCCACGTTGGCTGAGTGCGTTGCGCTCGCTCTCTTCGACAGGGTTCAGCTTTTCCGAGCCTCTTTCACTGCCGGAGTCAGCGGCGCCTCCCAGCTGTTGGAGCGAAGAGCGCGCTGCCCGAAACTTTCAGCCGACCAGGACGTCAAATGGAGCGAGAGATCGAGCGGAACGCAATGGCGGAAGCAGCGAGCGCGTCCTCTACTGTCACCGAGACGGTGGATGGAAACCAGCCTGCAGACACTgtgagtactttttgaagtgtagtcactgttgttatgtaggaaacacgggcagtcaatttgtacacagcaagctcccacaaacagcaatgtgataaatgacaagataatttttttttagtgatgtcggttcagggataaataatgtccccaggacaccggggggagaactcccccctgctcttcttcaaaatagtggccgggtgatcttttacctccacctgagagggcagacggagcctcggtttaacgtctcatcccgaaagacggcacctccgacagtgcagcactccctctactgtacagggagtgtcagcctggattttgtgctcgagtctctggagtgggactcgacccCATGACCTTCGGACTCAGACGAGTGTCGTGAGCCACTGCCGACACGAGTGTAGTTTGTAAAGTATGGCGATGATTTATTTTTCAGTCCGTTCACATGGACTCTTGCGCGCTTTTCCACCGCCTTGCGTTCCCACATAAATAAAGCCCTTTGGTTTTCTCCCTTTCCTCGTGCTccgcctcccccaaccccccttttCCAGGAAAACCGAAGCATCACCATTAGGCTGAGGAAGCGCAAAACAAACAAGAAGGTGGAGTGGACGAGTGACACCGTGGACAACGAACACCTGGGCCGCCGTTCCTCAAAGTGTAAGTGTGTTACGATCGCTGGGTGTAAAAGGACAGCATCGATTCGGGAGCTCGCTCCACAAATACTGCACTAGTTCTgtcctggcaaaagaaccagaggggggagatgaggagaatttttattttacgcagcgagttgtgatgatctggaacgcgctgcctgaaagggcggtggaagtagattcaataataactttcagaagggaattggataaatacttgaaggggaaaaatttgcagggccatggggaaagagcagggggagtgggactcattggatagcgccttccgagagccggcacaggcgcgatgggccgaacggcggcGTGCAGAGAGTTCTCTCTACAGTAACTTTCTCCCGGTGTTTGCAGGCTGCTGTATTTACGAGAAGCCGAGAGCGTTCGGAGAAAGCTCCTCGGAGAGCGAGGATGACGACGACGGAGGCGGCTGTGGGAACGCGCACTGCGTCAGAGGCCACAAGAAACCGTTCGCGGACTCTGCTCCACATCCCGCGGACCAGAACCACGAACCGGAGCACTCAAATCACGGACACAGTCACACACCGGAGAACtgaagggggaggggcagagccgGAGTGGAtctaacccgggggggggggggggggaacgcacCTCTCCCCGGATGtggtctcctcccccccgccccccccccccccactctgtaacTCGACACGCCGACTGAAGGGTCGCAACACAATCCTGACGTTTGCTTTTCTTTTTAGAGgagaggtgttttttttaaactagatCTGTAAATTTGTATGGCATTTGTAAATTTATTTAATAGGAACCTTTTGCCATTTGCTGCGGATCCTCGGGGGGTGGGgatagggtgggtggggggggtttgtgCATGCAACGCACGGAGCCCGAGTCCAGCCAATCAGGTTTGCACGATACAGATCAGCTGAAGTTCATTAGTAatcggggttggggggcggggggtggggggggaatcgggcgggaacgGATCACTCGCCGCCAAACACAGTGCGAGCGGGGTCGGAGGTCGAGCAACACGGGCGGGGTCAGAGGTCGAACGCGACACGGGTGGGGACGGAGGTCGACCGCGACACGGACGGGTGCATTGATTCTGGTGCAATAGCTGTAAGAGACCGCCCATTGACAGGTGGGTATAACACAGTTATTAAGTGAGGGTCACCATCGGGTGTAACAGGGTCTgtaggtgagggtcagtgtcgggTATAATAGGGTCACTGCCGGGTGTAACAGGGTCTGTAGGTGAGGGTCACTGCTGGTGTAATAGGGTCTGTAGGTGAGGGTCACTGCCGGTGTAACAGGGTCTGTAGGTGAGGGTCACTGCCGGTGTAACAGGGTCTGTAGGTGAGGGTCACTGCCGGTGTAATAGGGTCTgtaggtgagggtcagtgtcgggTGTAACAGGGTCTgtaggtgagggtcagtgtcgggTGTAACAGGGTCTgtaggtgagggtcagtgtcgggtgtaatggggtctgtaggtgagggtcagtgtcgggTGTAATAGGGTCTCTGGTGGGTGGGTATAGTTTGGGCTCTCTAGGTGTGGGTCACCAGGTGGGTGGGTATAGTTTGGGCTCTCTAGGTGTGGGTCACCAGGTGGGTGGGTATAGTTTGGGCTCTCTAGGTGTGGGTCACCAGGTGGGTGGGTATAGTTTGGGCTCTCTAGATGTGGGTCACCAGGTGGGTGGGTACAGTTCAGGTGCTCTAGATGTGGGTCACCAGGTGGGTGGGTACAGTTCAGGTGCTCTAGATGTGGGTCACCAGGTGGGTGGGTACAGTTCAGGTGCTCTAGATGTGGGTCACCAGGTGGGTGGGTACAGTTCAGGTGCTGTAGATGTGGGTCACCAGGTGGGTGGGTATAATTTGGGCTCTCTAGGTGTGGGTACACCGGTCAGAGTACTGGGTTGAACTCCGCACTCGTACCCCGCCCGGTGCTCGTACTGTGTGGGCTGGGATTAGTGAGCTGTCACTCTGCTTGTGATCATTGTTACTGATTGTTGTTTAAATGCTGGAGGAGCCTGTCCTTCACTGTGTATTGAAATAAATGGTCTTGCTGAGCACAAAAGAAGTGTGAACCCAGCTGTGACTCGAAAGCTGGCCTGGACTAAGCAAATTCCAACCCTTGGGGCCAGGGCAGGAGAAGAGCTTCATATCTCGGTGTGTACCGGACCATGGGATCGTCTTATCCATCCGTGATGTGGAAAGGGAATCTGGCTGAACAGCATTAAACTTATTCCACAAAAATAGCTCCCAAACTCATTGAGGCTGGACACCGAAGTATTCTCTAACCAGCTGGTGCTCAACCAGTTCTGGATTCTGGTATATTTGTGACAAAAGAATACTTCTAAGACTAAGATGGccatcattctcaccactcttgttTCTCACGTGCTGTGTTTTTCTGTTTCTCCTCCATCACTTCTTTTTCTCCCTTCTCCTTCATTTCTGTTCCAaacaacatcactttttaaaaaaaaaacagattatctgatcgttatctcattgctgtttgtgggatcttgctgtgcgcaaattggctgccgcgtttcctacagtacaacagtgactacacttcaaagaaaaaagtacttcattggctgtatagtggggcatcctgagggtgtgaaaggcacgataaaaTACacgtctttctctgtttctctcactccttcaCTGCTGACTCTCCTttacttctgtttctttctctctctcgacttCTATCTCTCCACTTTCATTTCTTGCTCTCCCCCACaattctgtttctcactctcttccttcacttctgtttctctttccctcgCCCCTCAATTTCTGTTCCCTCCTTCacttcagtttttctctctctctctctctccccactacttctgtttctctctgtttcctgtgcaTTCTCCCCTTCGCTCCTGTTTCTTCTCTCTCTTGActtttccatgtttgaatctctccaatcaccaGAAAGGCCataatcaaagtcacaattgacatcctctgtgacagcAACTATGGTGCACTTCCCCTCTTAGGCCTCCCTGCGGCCTTCGACATctttaaccacaccatcctcctccaatgccttccCTCccctgtccagctcagtggggctgctcttacctatccaagtgtagccagcacctctgcatcaatggattctcttcccccccccccccccccctgccataccgtcacttctggagtcccccaaggatttatccctttcctcttcctcatctacgtaCTGCCCCTTGGCAAGATCCATCCAAAGACACGGGGGTCTGCTTCCCCCATCTacactgacgacatccagctccacctctctcAACTTCTCCACTGCCTGTGCGCTATCGGACGGCTTGTCCAACAACCAGTCCTGGGTGcgacgcaatttcctccagttaaatgttggtaagaccgaagccatcgtctttggtccctgccacaaaatcTGTAGAATCAcacaatgatacagcacagaagtaggccattcggctcctcatgcctgtgctggcactttgaaagagatatccaattagtcccactcccctgcaagtTTATCCCCTtcatatatttatccaattcccttttgaaagtttttattgaattctgcttccaccaccctttcaggcagcgcagtccagatcataacaaatctctgcctcatctcgcctctggttctttcgccaattaccttaaatctgtgtcctctggttaccgacccttctgccactggaaacggtttctccttatttactctatcaaaacccttcatgattttgaacacctctatcaaatctccccttaagtgtctctgctctaaggagaacaaccccagcttctttagtctctccacataactgaagtccctcatccctggtaccattctagtaaatctcctctgcgccctctccaaggccgtgacatccttcctaaagtgtggtgcccagaattggccatgatgcttcagctgaggcctaaccagtgttttataaaggtttataaaggtccttgtttttgtacccaatgcctctattaataaagcccaggatcccggtatgtctttttaacagccttctcaacttgttctgccaccttcaaagatttacaccccgaggtctctctgctcctgcaccccctttaaaattgtaccatttagtttatatggcctctcctcaatcttcttaccaaaatgaatcacttcatacttttgcattaaatttcatctgccgtgtttctgcccattttaccagtctgtctatgtcctcctgaagtctgttactatcctccccactgtttattacatttccgagtttcgtttcatctgtaaactttgaaattatgccctgtatacccaagtccagttcattaatatatatcaaaaagagcagtggtcccaacaccgacatcTGGGGGTCACCGCTGCACATTTCCAGtttgaaaagcaaccgttcaccactactctctgctttctgtcccttagccaatttcgtatccatgctgccactgtccctttaatcccatgggcttcaattttctaaaaagtctattatttggtactttatcaaatgcctttcaaAAATCCACACATCAACCCACCACCCTCACCGATCCACACATTGACCCACCACCCTCACCGATCGACATCGACCCACCACCCTCATCGATCgacacacagacccaccaccctcatcaatccacacacagacccaccaccctcaccgatccacacacagacccaccaccctcaccgatccacacacagacccaccaccctcatcgatccacacacagacccaccaccctcatcaatccacacacagacccaccaccctcatcaatccacacacagacccaccaccctcaccgATCGACATCGACCCACCACCCTCACCGATCCACACATCGACCCACCACCCTCACCGATCGACATCGACCCACCACCCTCATCGATCCACACACAGACCCAACACCCTCATCAATCCACACATCGACCCACCACCCTCATCGACCCACACATCGACCCACCACCCTCATCgatccacacacagacccaccaccctcatcgatccacacacagacccaccaccctcatcgATCGACATCGACCCACCACCCTCACCGATCCACACATCGACCCACCACCCTCACCGATCGACATTGACCCACCACCCTCACCGATCCACACATCGACCCACCACCCTCATCGATCGACATCGACCCACCACCCTCACCGATCCACACATCGACCCACCACCCTCATCGATCGACATCGACCCACCACCCTCATCGATCCACACACAGACCACCACCCTCATCaatccacacacagacccaccaccctcatcaatccacacacagacccaccaccctcaccgATCGACATCGACCCACCACCCTCACCGATCCACACATCGACCCACCACCCTCACCGATCGACATCGACCCACCACCCTCATCGATCCACACACAGACCCAACACCCTCATCAATCCACACATCGACCCACCACCCTCATCGACCCACACATCGACCCACCACCCTCATCgatccacacacagacccaccaccctcatcgatccacacacagacccaccaccctcatcgatccacacacagacccaccaccctcatcgATCGACATCGACCCACCACCCTCACCGATCCACACATCGACCCACCACCCTCACCGATCCACACATCGACCCACCACCCTCATCGATCGACATCGACCCACCACCCTCACCGATCCACACATCGACCCACCACCCTCATCGATCGACATCGACCCACCACCCTCATCGATCGACATCGACCCACCACCCTCATCGATCGACATCGACCCACCACCCTCACCGATCCACACATCGACCCACCACCCTCACCGATCGACATCGACCCACCACCCTCATCGATCGACATCGACCCACCACCCTCATCaatccacacacagacccaccaccctcatccATCCACACATCGACCCACCACCCTCATCGATCGACATCGACCCACCACCCTCACCGATCCACACATCGACCCACCACCCTCATCGATCCACACATCGACCCACCACCCTCACCGATCGACATCGACCCACCACCCTCATCGATCaacacacagacccaccaccctcaccgATCGACATCGACCCACCACCCTCACCGATCGACATCGACCCACCACCCTCATCGATCGACATCGACCCACCACCCTCACCGATCCACATCGACCCACCACCCTCATCGATCGACATCGACCCACCACCCTCACCGATCCACACATCGACCCACCACCCTCATCGATCCACACATCGACCCACCACCCTCACCGATCGACATCGACCCACCACCCTCATCaatccacacacagacccaccaccctcaccgATCCACACATCGACCCACCACCCTCATCGATCCACACATCGACCCACCACCCTCATCaatccacacacagacccaccaccctcatcgATCGACATTGACCCACCACCCTCATcgatccacacacacacccaccaccctcatcgatccacacacagactcaccaccctcatTGATCCACACATCGACCCACCACCCTCACCGATCCACACATCGACCCACCACCCTCACCGATCCACACATCGACCCACCACCCTCACCGATCCACACATCGACCCACCACCCTCATCGATCAACATCGACCCACCACCCTCACCGATCCACACATCGACCCACCACCCTCACCGATCGACATTGACCCACCACCCTCATCGATCaacacacagacccaccaccctcatcgATCAACATCGACCCACCACCCTCACCGATCCACACATCGACCCACCACCCTCATCTATCCACACCTCGACCCACCACCCTCATCCATCCACACATCGACCCACCACCCTCATCGATCAACATCGACCCACCACCCTCATCCATCCACACCTCGACCCACCACCCTCATCCATCCACACATCGACCCACCACCCTCATCGATCGACATCGACCCACCACCCTCATCAATCCACACCTCGACCCACCACCCTCACCGATCGACATTGACCCACCACCCTCATCGATCaacacacagacccaccaccctcatcgATCAACATCGACCCACCACCCTCACCGATCCACAC harbors:
- the ppp1r11 gene encoding E3 ubiquitin-protein ligase PPP1R11 encodes the protein MEREIERNAMAEAASASSTVTETVDGNQPADTENRSITIRLRKRKTNKKVEWTSDTVDNEHLGRRSSKCCCIYEKPRAFGESSSESEDDDDGGGCGNAHCVRGHKKPFADSAPHPADQNHEPEHSNHGHSHTPEN